From one Streptomyces spiramyceticus genomic stretch:
- a CDS encoding NAD(P)H-hydrate dehydratase codes for MRSAYGVDTVRNAERELMARLPEGALMQRAAAGLASVCAGLLRRVYGSRIVLLVGSGDNGGDALYAGARLARRGAGVSAVLLNPDRVHAGGLAALRAAGGRVPGDPYAAVAGADLVVDGITGIGGRGGLRGEAVRVARAVGAARDSGAVVVAVDLPSGVEADSGEVRGECVRADVTVTFGTYKPGLLVDPAREYAGVVRLVDLGLDLPLEADLEALQHEDVAALLPAPVAESDKYRRGVVGVVAGSMRYPGAAVLAVAGALRGGAGAVRYVGPGATADAVIARFPEALVHAWPPSKAGRVQAWVVGPGLGDGAEEALGDVLASDVPVLVDADALRPLDPALVRARTAPTLLTPHAGEAAALLGVGREEVEAGRLVAVRELAALYGAAVLLKGSTTLVAPASAGRPVRVNPTGTPWLATAGSGDVLSGLAGALLAAGLGSVDAGSVAAYLHGLAGRGASGGGPIGAQDVAEGVREAWRGVTGGSPGGLAPGGSVRGWLAPGGSVRGRAAPGAPFGTA; via the coding sequence ATGCGTAGTGCTTACGGCGTGGACACCGTGCGGAACGCCGAGCGGGAGCTCATGGCGCGGCTTCCCGAAGGTGCGCTCATGCAGCGGGCCGCGGCCGGGCTTGCCTCTGTGTGCGCGGGACTGCTGAGGCGGGTGTACGGCTCCCGGATCGTCCTGCTGGTGGGGAGCGGGGACAACGGGGGCGACGCGCTGTACGCCGGTGCGCGGCTCGCGCGGCGCGGTGCGGGGGTTTCGGCAGTGCTGCTCAACCCCGACCGGGTGCACGCGGGCGGGCTCGCGGCCCTTCGGGCTGCCGGGGGGCGGGTGCCGGGGGATCCGTACGCCGCCGTCGCGGGCGCCGATCTGGTCGTCGACGGCATTACCGGGATCGGCGGGCGCGGCGGGCTGCGGGGGGAAGCGGTGCGGGTGGCTCGGGCCGTGGGGGCTGCGCGGGACTCCGGGGCGGTTGTTGTTGCTGTGGATCTGCCCAGTGGGGTCGAGGCGGACAGCGGGGAGGTGCGGGGGGAGTGCGTGCGTGCCGATGTGACGGTCACCTTCGGGACGTACAAGCCGGGGCTGCTGGTCGACCCTGCGCGGGAGTACGCGGGTGTGGTGCGGCTCGTCGACCTTGGGCTCGACCTGCCGCTGGAGGCTGACCTGGAGGCGTTGCAGCACGAGGACGTGGCTGCGCTGCTGCCGGCGCCGGTTGCGGAGAGCGACAAGTACCGGCGCGGCGTCGTCGGGGTCGTGGCCGGGTCGATGCGGTATCCCGGGGCGGCGGTCCTCGCGGTGGCGGGGGCGCTGCGGGGTGGGGCGGGCGCCGTGCGGTACGTCGGGCCGGGGGCGACTGCGGATGCGGTCATCGCGCGCTTCCCCGAGGCGTTGGTGCACGCCTGGCCGCCTTCCAAGGCCGGGCGCGTTCAGGCGTGGGTCGTGGGGCCCGGGCTGGGGGACGGTGCGGAGGAGGCGCTGGGGGATGTGCTGGCGTCGGACGTTCCGGTGCTGGTGGACGCGGACGCGCTGCGGCCGCTGGACCCGGCGCTGGTGCGGGCGCGCACTGCGCCGACGCTGCTGACGCCGCATGCGGGGGAGGCTGCGGCGCTGCTGGGAGTGGGGCGCGAGGAGGTGGAGGCGGGGCGGCTGGTGGCGGTGCGGGAGCTGGCGGCGCTGTACGGGGCGGCTGTGCTGCTGAAGGGGTCTACGACACTGGTGGCGCCGGCGTCGGCGGGGCGTCCGGTGCGGGTGAATCCGACGGGAACGCCTTGGCTGGCGACGGCGGGGAGTGGCGACGTGCTGTCGGGGCTGGCGGGGGCGTTGCTGGCGGCGGGGCTGGGGTCGGTGGACGCGGGGTCGGTGGCGGCGTATCTGCATGGGCTGGCGGGGCGGGGGGCTTCGGGGGGCGGGCCGATCGGGGCGCAGGATGTGGCGGAGGGGGTGCGGGAGGCTTGGCGGGGGGTTACGGGGGGCTCGCCGGGTGGGCTTGCGCCGGGTGGGTCTGTGCGGGGTTGGCTTGCGCCGGGTGGGTCCGTGCGGGGTCGGGCCGCTCCGGGGGCGCCATTCGGGACTGCATGA